In Deltaproteobacteria bacterium, the genomic window ACCTCCCCGCCCGCGTTTTCGGGACTAAGGCGCCAGCCCGGCATCCTACCCGCCGGCCACGGGGGGAAAGATGCTGACCACGTCGCCGTCGTTGAGGACGCGGTCGAAGTCGCGATCGTGATCGCCGTTGACCAGCACCATTTGTGCGCTCGCACGCTCTATGTGCATGCGCGCCAGCACCTCACCGGTGGTCGTGCCGGCCGGCAACTCCAGCTCGCAGCGGCCGCGCGGCGAGCCCGGCGGCAACTGCTTGCGCAAGCTGGCGAACAGGCGCAGTTCGATCTTCATCCTCGGCTGGCCGCCGCTTCACTGCTTCTCCGCCTTTGGCAGTGGCGACTTATTGATTCCCGGTGTCGGCGTGCGCGGCAGGCGGTCGAAATCCGCGGGGCAGGTGGCGACGAAGTCCGCGTGATAGGGGCCGGCGTCGCCGCGCGGGCCGAGATTGTCGAAGCGAAACCCGCGCGCCGGCGACGCTCGCCCGATCGTGCTGCGGGTCAACAACTGGCTGGCCGCGCGGCTGGCTACGAATGCCCGGCGCAAGTCCCACGGGCGTTCGCGGAGATATTCCTTCCAGGCTCCGAGGTCCACTTGCGACTGGATCAGTCCTTTCAGCATGCCGACATCGGTCAGCATGGTGGCGTCCTCCGCCGGCCCGACGATGATTCCGCCGGCCAATCGCGTCCCAGCCCACACCAGCTTGCGATAGATGGGCCGCGCCGCGTTCCACATCACGTTGGTGTCGCCGTTGTCCTGCCAGCGGCCGAAGCTGGTGCAGTGCAAGCCGGCGACATCGAGGATATTCATCGCCAGGCTGCCCGGATACGACACCGAGCGTCCAGCCATGTTGGCGCCGGCGACGCGGCCGTGATCGACTGCGGTGGGTTGAATTGCGTGCACCACGGGCGGGCCGCCGAGCAGGTTGGGCCCTTGGGCGACGTCACCGGCCGCGAAAATGCCCGGCACATTGGTCCGCATCTCGGCATCGACCAATATGCCGTGATCGATCTCGACCCCCGAGCCGTTGAGAAATCCCAGGTTCGGCCGGATGCCGGTGGAGAGGATCACCAGATTGGCGCCGAGGGTCTGGCCATCGGTCAGCGCGACCGCTTTCTTGCGGGCGCCGGCGATCGACAGCACCCCGCAGCCGGTATAGATCTCCACACCCCGTTCGCGCAGCCAAGCTTCAGCGGCTTCGGCGCCGCGCCGGTCGAGCATCTTGGGCAGGATCTGTACTTCCTGCTCGATCAGCGCCAGCTTCCAGCCGCGCTTGTGCAAGGCGTTGAGAATGATCAACCCGATGAAGCCGCCGCCCACCAGCACCGCGGACGGGCACTTGGCCCGGCTCGACTCCTGCACCGCGATCGCGTCGGCCACGGACCACAAGTTGTGCACGTATCTGCCATCGCTGCCGGCAATCGCCGGCCGCAGCGGTGACGACCCGCTGGCGATCAGTAGCGTGTCGTAGCCGACGACCGATCCGTCATCGAGATATACGGTGCGGGCGGCGCTGTCGATCTGAACCGCGCGCCGGCCGATGCGGCGTTCCACCCGCAGCCGCTCGAAGTACTGGTCCGAGCCGGTATCAAGCTGGGCCTCGGTGATCTCCTTGGCCAGGAAATAGGGCAAGGCCATGCGCGCGTACGGCCGCTCGTTCGTAATCAGCGTAATCAGCGCACCGGAGTCGAACTGGCGAATGGTCTCGATGGCGTTGATACCGGCGGGGCCGCCGCCGATGATGACATGATGTGACATCGCTTTCCCCTCCGAACCCACGACGGCTAGCGCAGCATGAAGACGCGGGCTGCGGCCCGCGAACGCCCCGCCGGTTGCCTGATGCAGTCCGGCCGCCGGCTTCCCTCTTCCCGTTTCATGCCAGCCCTAGATCCTTGCGCTTCTGCAACGTGACCTCGCCCGTCTCGGTCCACCCGCGCAGGCGATAGTACTCGGGCAGCATCTCACCGAGCTTGTTCACCAAGCCCTTCGCCGGGCCCGACGGAATCGGTTCCTCGGTGATGCGCTTGGGGAGTTGATCATGGCCCTGGCCCAGCCCGGCGCGCTCATTCCATAGCCGCTCGAGGTTCCAGATGCGCTCGCCGGCTTGCGTCAACGACGCCAACGAGTACGGCACCCCGGTGGCCGCCACCAACTGCGGCAGCATGTCCTCCAACCCAACACCAAAAGTGAGGAAGACGCATAACCCGGTTGAGTCAACGGCCGAGGTGATGTCCTGAAAGATCTTGGTGATCTCGGCTTTGCCCTCGGTGCTGTGCGGGTCCATCTTCTTGGGGATACCGAGTATCTCGGGCGAAACGGTGTAGGACTTCAGATGGCAGGCGCCGCGGTTCGAGGTGGCGTAACCCAGGCCCATGCCTTGGATGGCGCGGCTATCATAGGCGGGGAACTCCTGACCGCGTACGCCCATGAAGAACTCGGGATGGCCGAAACGCGCCGTCAGCCGCTTCGAGCCCTCTGCGAGCAGGTCGCCAAAGCCCTGGCGGTAAGCGGTCTGTTCCGCCATCGCCACCAGCGCCTCGCCCGAGCCGAAGCGCAGCGGGCGGCCGGTGAGCGAGTTGGTGATGACCTCCTTTTCGTATAGCTCCATCGCCGCCGCCAAGGTGGCGCCGAAACTGATTGGGTCCATGCCGAGGTCGTTGCACAGCCAGTTAGCCTTGATGAGGGCGTCAAGGTCACCGATGCCGCAATCGGCACCCATGGCCCAGGCGTTTTCGTATTCCGGCCCCTCGCCGGCGATCTGCCAGTTGCGCGGGTGGGTGTTGACCAGGAACTTGCCGGCGGCCTCGCCGGGCAGTTTGGTGACGCGCCCGCAGGCGATGGTGCAGGCGAAGCAGGCCTTGTTGGCCACCAGCCGGGTCTCGGTCAGCGTCTCCCCGCTCATGCCCTCGGCGTCTTCGAAGACCGTTTGTTGATGATTGCGCGTGGGCAAGGCGCCGTGCTCGTTGATCACATTGACGAGCACCTCGGTGCCGTAGATCGGCAAGCCCTCGGCGGTGACCGCGGAGGCCTTCAGCTTGGCTTTCATCGCCCACGAGGCCGCCATGAACCCGCGCGCATCGGCGAGTCGGACCCCGCCGGTGCCGCGCACGGCGATGGCTTTGAGCAGCTTCGAGCCCATGACCGCGCCGACGCCGGAGCGGCCCGCCGCCCGATGCAGGTCGTTGAGGATGGCCGCGAACCGCACCAGGTTCTCGCCTGCCGGTCCGATCGACGCCACGATGGTGTCGGGCACACCCGACTCCTTGCGAATGATCTCCTCGGTGTCCCACACCCCCTTGCCCCAGAGGTGCTCGGCGGGGCGCAGCTCGACCTCGTCGTTGTGAATCCAGAGGTAGACCGGACGCGGCGCGCGGCCCTCGACGATCACCATGTCGTAGCCGGCGAACTTCAATTCCGGTCCCCAGTGTCCGCCGGAATTCGAGGTGGTGATCGCCCCGGTGAGCGCGCCCTTGGTCACCACCATGTAACGCGCGCCACACGAGGCGTTGGTGCCGGTGAGCGGGCCGGTGACGAATAGCAACTTGTTCTTGGGGCTAAACGGGTCAACGGTGGGATCGCCCTCTTCCCACAAATAGCGGGCGCCGAGACCGCGCCCGCCGACGTAGTCGCGCGCCCAGTCCTCGCGCAACGCTTCCTTCTTGATCGTGCCGCGCGTCAGATTGACGCGCAGAATCCTGCCAGTCCAGCCGCCGATCATTGCCCACCTCCCGCTTGCATCTCGCGCAAGCTGCGGTTGAGGTCGTCGGCCCACGGGCCAAGCCAGTCGGCCGCGGCCGTCTCGAGGTAGGTGATCGCTGCCGTCGGACAGGCGCGCACGCATGCGGGATCGCCGCCGCACAGATCGCACTTCACCGCCTTCTCGCTGTCGGGATTGTGCCAAACGGTGCCGTAGGGACAGGCGATGGTGCACAGCCCGCAACCGACGCAGAGCGCCTCGACCACCACCTTGGCGGTCACCGCCGAGATGGTAATGGCGTTCACCGGGCACGCGGTCATGCACCAGGCCTCGTCGCACTGAAAGCAGGTGTAGGGCGCGTAGCTGGCCTGGTCGTCAAACAGGTGCACGCGGATCAATGCGCGTGCGGGTTGAAACCTGCCGGTCTGCACAAATGAGCACGCCAGCTCACACTGGATGCAGCCGGTGCACTTCTCCGGAATGATGCGAAGCTGCTTCGCCACGACCCCTCCTTCTCTGGGCTGGCGATCCTAGCCCCTTGGGCAGTACCGGAGCAAGGGGCGCGCGCCGGCGCGACTGCCCGCTTTCCTTGTGTCGCCGGCGCGCCTCGGCTATCGCAACGGCGCATGGCCGGTTTCGAGTTCGACATGGCCTTCACGACCGCAGAGGTCGTCACCGGCACCGCGCGCCTGCTCGATCAACTCGGCTATCGCTGGCAACGGCGCGACCACGTCAGCGGCAGTGTGTTTGCGTTCACGCTGGCCGACGGCAATGCCCTCGAACTGTGCGTCGAGCCGCTGCCGGCTGAGCGCCAGACCTACCCCACGTGGTTTCCGCGCACCCTGCTGAGTGCACACAGCGCCGGCACGGAGGGCGCGGAGCTGGCAACCCT contains:
- a CDS encoding MoaD/ThiS family protein — translated: MKIELRLFASLRKQLPPGSPRGRCELELPAGTTTGEVLARMHIERASAQMVLVNGDHDRDFDRVLNDGDVVSIFPPVAGG
- a CDS encoding NAD(P)/FAD-dependent oxidoreductase, whose amino-acid sequence is MSHHVIIGGGPAGINAIETIRQFDSGALITLITNERPYARMALPYFLAKEITEAQLDTGSDQYFERLRVERRIGRRAVQIDSAARTVYLDDGSVVGYDTLLIASGSSPLRPAIAGSDGRYVHNLWSVADAIAVQESSRAKCPSAVLVGGGFIGLIILNALHKRGWKLALIEQEVQILPKMLDRRGAEAAEAWLRERGVEIYTGCGVLSIAGARKKAVALTDGQTLGANLVILSTGIRPNLGFLNGSGVEIDHGILVDAEMRTNVPGIFAAGDVAQGPNLLGGPPVVHAIQPTAVDHGRVAGANMAGRSVSYPGSLAMNILDVAGLHCTSFGRWQDNGDTNVMWNAARPIYRKLVWAGTRLAGGIIVGPAEDATMLTDVGMLKGLIQSQVDLGAWKEYLRERPWDLRRAFVASRAASQLLTRSTIGRASPARGFRFDNLGPRGDAGPYHADFVATCPADFDRLPRTPTPGINKSPLPKAEKQ
- a CDS encoding aldehyde ferredoxin oxidoreductase family protein, with the translated sequence MIGGWTGRILRVNLTRGTIKKEALREDWARDYVGGRGLGARYLWEEGDPTVDPFSPKNKLLFVTGPLTGTNASCGARYMVVTKGALTGAITTSNSGGHWGPELKFAGYDMVIVEGRAPRPVYLWIHNDEVELRPAEHLWGKGVWDTEEIIRKESGVPDTIVASIGPAGENLVRFAAILNDLHRAAGRSGVGAVMGSKLLKAIAVRGTGGVRLADARGFMAASWAMKAKLKASAVTAEGLPIYGTEVLVNVINEHGALPTRNHQQTVFEDAEGMSGETLTETRLVANKACFACTIACGRVTKLPGEAAGKFLVNTHPRNWQIAGEGPEYENAWAMGADCGIGDLDALIKANWLCNDLGMDPISFGATLAAAMELYEKEVITNSLTGRPLRFGSGEALVAMAEQTAYRQGFGDLLAEGSKRLTARFGHPEFFMGVRGQEFPAYDSRAIQGMGLGYATSNRGACHLKSYTVSPEILGIPKKMDPHSTEGKAEITKIFQDITSAVDSTGLCVFLTFGVGLEDMLPQLVAATGVPYSLASLTQAGERIWNLERLWNERAGLGQGHDQLPKRITEEPIPSGPAKGLVNKLGEMLPEYYRLRGWTETGEVTLQKRKDLGLA
- a CDS encoding 4Fe-4S dicluster domain-containing protein — protein: MAKQLRIIPEKCTGCIQCELACSFVQTGRFQPARALIRVHLFDDQASYAPYTCFQCDEAWCMTACPVNAITISAVTAKVVVEALCVGCGLCTIACPYGTVWHNPDSEKAVKCDLCGGDPACVRACPTAAITYLETAAADWLGPWADDLNRSLREMQAGGGQ